The Rhizoctonia solani chromosome 4, complete sequence genome contains a region encoding:
- a CDS encoding hexokinase: MPPPPSWSSQVSGAVPETTRKAMASIEESFFLSEDKLKAIEAKFVEDFRLGYSKYGEAMAMIPTFVTGVPNGSETGTFLAVDLGGTNLRVCEVILQGNGKFDLRAQKFKVSTELKTGTATALFDYIASCVDAFLNESSHASSSDDVLSLGLTFSFPVEQTALDRGKILTWTKGFSATGAVGHDVVVLLQDALDRKNLHVKCTALVNDTVGTLLSHAYATGGCLLGAIFGTGTNGAFVEKTASFTKMGSALSEVKSEYMVVNTEWGAFDNERAVLDVTPFDNKLDRESINPRFQCFEKLISGMYLGEITRNILLYLIDNNMLFSGRSTAELNKHYGFDTALMSAIESDTSTDLSQTRQTLVKELNLEDKWIKRADLEIVRWACQCVGTRAALLSGVAVAATIKQTGVTKDISVGIDGSLFEFYPNFEQRLRLSLQLLVGPEIEKEVKIGRAKDGSGVGAALCALQASKQA, from the exons ATGCCGCCCCCACCATCCTGGTCATCTCAAGTCTCTGGAGCCGTTCCAGAGACCACCCGAAAGGCCATGGCCAGCATCGAGGAGTCCTTCTTCCTGAGCGAggacaagctcaaagcaATTGAAGCTAAATTCGTTGAAGACTTCAGGCTAGGGTATAGCAAGTATGGAGAGGCCATGGCCATGATCCCGACGTTTGTGACCGGTGTCCCGAATGGATCAGAAACTGG AACCTTCCTTGCGGTAGATCTCGGCGGAACAAACTT GCGAGTTTGTGAAGTCATTTTACAAGGGAATGGCAAGTTCGACCTGCGAGCACAAAAGTTCAAGGTATCCACTGAACTGAAGACTGGAACTGCAACCGCCCTTTTCG ATTACATCGCAAGCTGCGTTGATGCATTTTTGAACGAATCAAGTCATGCATCTTCTTCGGATGACGTCCTGTCGCTCGGTTTGACATTCAG CTTCCCAGTCGAACAAACTGCACTTGACAGGGGGAAGATTCTTACCTGGACAAAAGGTTTCTCTGCGACTGGTGCTGTTGGTCACGACGTTGTAGTGCTCTTGCAAGATGCGCTGGATCGCAAGAATTTGCACGTGAAATGCACTGCACTGGTGAACGAT ACTGTCGGAACTCTTTTGTCCCATGCATATGCTACCGGAGGTTGCCTATTGGGAGCTATCTTCGGAACCGGCACGAACGGTGCATTTGTCGAGAAAACCGCTAGCTTTACCAAAATGGGTAGTGCTTTGTCAGAAGTCAAGTCGGAATACATGGTTGTAAACACAGAGTGGGGTGCTTTTGACAACGAG CGGGCTGTGCTCGATGTCACACCGTTCGATAACAAACTGGATCGGGAAAGTATCAATCC ACGATTCCAATGCTTCGAAAAATTGATTTCTGGAATGT ACCTTGGAGAGATCACCCGCAACATCCTGCTCTACCTAATCGACAATAATATGCTCTTCTCTGGCCGCTCAACCGCCGAGCTCAACAAGCACTACGGGTTTGATACTGCATTGATGTCTGCGATTGAGTCCGATACTTCCACAGACTTGAGTCAAACACGGCAAACCCTCGTCAAAGAGCTGAACTTGGAGGATAAGTGGATCAAGAGGGCCGACCTTGAGATTGTCCGCTGGGCGTGTCAGTGCGTCGGAACTCGAGCTGCTCTACTTAGCGGTGTAGCGGTAGCAGCGACGATCAAGCAGACTGGGGTAACGAAGGATATTTCGGTCGGAATTGATGGAAG TTTGTTCGAATTCTACCCCAATTTCGAGCAACGACTTCGTTTATCTCTTCAACTTCTCGTTGGCCCCGAAATTGAGAAAGAGGTCAAGATTGGGCGTGCAAAGGATGGAAGTGGCGTTGGAG CCGCTCTATGCGCGCTCCAGGCATCAAAGCAAGCTTAA
- a CDS encoding Transcription initiation factor TFIID subunit A, protein MASNTNGNEQQQAPATPVNVGGTLYQPTPTAASRPAATTNTVGTTSTANTATPVPAAAASNVQPTLNTIQANLSNLLKTPASATHSAQIAAALAPHMTQIMNLAKQGTLTESQMAQLKTLAGIVAPGNQQPTPAATTPRPLTTAPPRPAGTPQPTAAPATMAQTAAKPAATTPAATYPPATQQSWSRPVPVLSGQLLPQYAATAPAYAPAAPTGPAPVPRRALKDLVYGFESDVRVDPDAEQFLLQAADDFIESVTQFACRVAKHREKNYDLHIPGFATDETRHATATAAQASVTNAISKPIAPLPAARKSRHRATDPATLRASRLAAVRDAASRPA, encoded by the exons ATGGCGAGCAACACCAACGGCAACGAACAACAACAAGCGCCGGCGACTCCTGTGAATGTGGGTGGGACATTGTATCAGCCGACACCAACTGCAGCGTCAAGACCAGCTGCGACGACGAACACAGTGGGCACGACAAGTACGGCGAACACGGCAACCCCGGTCCCTGCTGCAGCGGCGAGCAATGTCCAACCGACTCTGAACACTATTCAAGCTAATCTCAGCAATTTGTTAAAGACCCCAGCTTCGGCGACTCACTCTGCCCAGATTGCTGCTGCTCTGGCGCCGCATATGACACAGATCATGAATCTGGCAAAGCAGGGAACATTGACAGAGAGTCAGATGGCACAG TTGAAAACACTCGCTGGCATTGTCGCTCCTGGAAACCAACAGCCTACTCCAGCAGCGACCACACCACGCCCACTAACCACAGCCCCACCCAGGCCAGCCGGCACACCACAG CCAACAGCCGCCCCGGCCACCATGGCTCAAACGGCGGCCAAACCCGCGGCCACCACACCAGCAGCGACCTATCCACCCGCGACACAACAGTCATGGTCTCGCCCTGTCCCTGTTCTTTCCGGCCAGCTGCTCCCACAATATGCTGCCACGGCTCCTGCGTATGCACCTGCTGCTCCAACTGGACCTGCCCCTGTACCTCGACGAGCCTTGAAGGACTTGGTATACGGTTTCGAATCAGACGTCAGGGTGGATCCCGATGCTGAACAG TTTTTGTTACAAGCTGCAGACGACTTTATAGAATCAGTCACCCAATTTGCGTGTCGTGTGGCCAAACATCGAG AGAAAAACTACGACCTCCACATACCCGGATTCGCAACTGACGAGACACGACATGCAACTGCGACAGCTGCCCAAG CCTCGGTCACAAATGCCATCTCCAAACCCATTGCACCGCTTCCTGCAGCCCGCAAGAGCCGCCATCGTGCAACCGACCCGGCGACACTTCGTGCATCTCGCCTGGCGGCTGTACGCGACGCTGCGTCTCGACCTGCCTGA
- a CDS encoding superoxide dismutase, Fe-Mn family, which produces MLGSHVSTSADQPNVELHVRRELEYPLEGGVGEFLTPEGLRTIAVEWQEGLLNRLNEEVKDTELAGQSVMQTLINTSTQKSASLAFVYASQALNNSFFLDNLRPLAQNETSHEANISPALLQRIKLDFGSLTHLKSTVSAAALGMSSSGWVWLVQDASGALGVVPTFGAGTVLVRNRKHRAPTFTAIVGESSDPRNIPSSSASPQTPSAASPLTGSTVPRTSQKLTTDKSRTPPSREYAIGSSYSQGPSYNPGDINNILGQSHITDFTKIGDVLSPLFCISVHEHAWMSSGYGVWGKEPYLKKFWTALDWEKVSRTYEYWLGSTVQH; this is translated from the exons ATGCTTGGTTC ACATGTTTCCACCTCGGCGGACCAACCTAATGTTGAGCTGCATGTGAGGCGAGAGTTGGAGTATCCTCTCGAGGGTGGTGTAGGAGAATTTCTTACCCCCGAAGGATTGAGGACGATTGCTGTGGAATGGCAGGAAGGCTTGCTTAATAGATTGAACGAGGAGGTCAAAG ATACTGAGCTCGCGGGGCAGAGTGTTATGCAAACTCTCATTAACACATCCACTCAGAAGAGCGCAAGCCTCGCGTTCGTGTATGCAAGTCAAGCATTAAACAATAGTTTCTTTCTCGACAACCTG AGACCTCTTGCTCAAAACGAAACATCACACGAAGCCAACATCTCCCCTGCTCTCCTTCAAAGGATCAAACTCGATTTTGGCAGTCTAACACATCTCAAATCGACCGTGTCTGCCGCCGCGCTGGGAATGAGTTCCTCCGGTTGGGTATGGCTCGTTCAGGATGCTAGTGGTGCGCTTGGAGTCGTACCCACATTCGGAGCTGGTACCGTCCTCGTACGAAACAGGAAGCATAGGGCCCCGACATTTACTGCCATCGTCGGCGAATCGTCCGACCCAAGAAATATCCCAAGCTCCTCTGCCTCTCCTCAAACCCCATCTGCGGCATCCCCCTTGACCGGAAGCACGGTTCCACGAACTTCTCAGAAACTCACCACCGATAAATCTCGCACCCCGCCCTCTAGAGAATACGCAATTGGATCATCCTATTCCCAAGGACCTTCGTACAACCCAGGCGATATTAATAATATCCTTGGTCAGTCACACATTACCGACTTTACAAAGATCGGTGATGTTCTGAGTCCGTTGTTCTGCATCTCGGTACACGAGCACGCATGGATGTCAAGTGGGTATGGTGTATGGGGTAAAGAGCCCTACCTGAAGAAATTCTGGACCGCGCTCGACTGGGAGAAAGTGAGCAGGACATACGAGTACTGGCTGGGCTCTACTGTTCAACATTAG
- a CDS encoding dolichyl-diphosphooligosaccharide--protein glycosyltransferase subunit dad-1: MPPPKIANAQTGAVSTTNAVQQLWKAYQKDTPDRLKLIDAFLVFIMISGIVQFLYCILVTNYPFNAFLSGFGSTIGQFVLTASLRSQVNPENRAHFKDVSPERAFADFCLGSIVLHFFVFNFLG; encoded by the exons ATGCCTCCTCCAAAAATCGCCAACGCCCAGACTGGGGCCGTATCTACGACCAATGCTGTACAGCAGCTATGGAAGGCATATCAAAAGGACACGCCCGATAGGTTGAAACTGATTGACGCCTTTTTGGTGTTCATTATGATTTCGGGCATTGTGCAGTTCCTATATTGCATACTTGTTACCAACTATCCCTTTAACGCGTTCTTGTCTGG CTTCGGGAGCACGATTGGCCAATTCGTATTGACCGCTTCATTGAGGTCTCAAGTTAACCCAGAAAACCGAGCCCATTTCAAGGATGTATCGCCAGAGCG AGCATTCGCAGACTTTTGCCTCGGGTCAATAGTGCTGCACTTTTTCGTATTCAACTTTTTGGGATAA
- a CDS encoding inositol phosphorylceramide synthase catalytic subunit aur1, protein MPSPTRRAVPRFLWYIYQDFLNAAAGLNYSFSPSVTFAKFRAHKFTWTEIGEYGFLTVLATFWVTIMTAPPFPYKLMIPMLYTTGIIIPFTSQFLVPATPVLAWVITFFSSRFIPTEWRPSISVSLLPTLESVLYGGNISDILTRYTNPVLDVLAWLPYGVIHFTAPFVVAIALWLWRGNAGKGNNEALKFWARAFGYMNLAGVLIQIVFPCAPPWYELIYGLTPANYSIHGAAGGLARIDALFHSNGYQTTFSASPVVFGAFPSLHSGCATMEALFISHFFPKLRRYIWCYAALLYWATMYLTHHYLIDVVGGTCLTVFMFYFFLPPTLRTPYDSPSPFASTKMSSVFANGASGSGYSGIGRGGRSKHEQYDEERGPWRSGSPASSSGSHRSGEAPPPSGVPFLPRGSGTGVRGQRAHKHTASIASLIRADERVDEGWSPVGAGPNGTPRAFAFPRGSEDNGRVGHSRGGSLGRVIGELVPPAVAEQDPASGRASPRIRSPQVGGTEH, encoded by the exons ATGCCCTCGCCAACACGGAGGGCTGTTCCTCGGTTCCTGTGGTATATTTACCAGGACTTCCTCAACGCCGCAGCCGGACTCAATTATTCATTCTCCCCCTCGGTGACGTTTGCCAAATTCCGCGCACACAAGTTTACATGGACAGAAATCGGCGAATATGGATTCTTAACTGTCCTTGCGACCTTTTGGGTGACGATTATGACGGCTCCCCCCTTTCCGTATAAGCTGATGATTCCGATGCTATACACTACGGGTATTATTATCCCGTTTACCAGTCAGTTCCTTGTTCCCGCGACACCGGTATTAGCATGGGTTATCACTTTCTTCTCGTCGCGATTTATCCCTACCGAATGGCGACCGTCGATCTCCGTTTCGTTGCTTCCGACACTCGAATCGGTTCTTTATGGTGGAAATATTTCGGATATCCTCACGCGCTATACGAACCCTGTGCTCGACGTTCTCGCGTGGTTGCCGTATGGTGTTATCCACTTTACAGCACCATTTGTGGTTGCAATCGCATTGTGGCTTTGGAGAGGGAATGCAGGAAAGGGCAACAATGAAGCACTCAAGTTTTGGGCGAGGGCATTTGGATATATGAACCTTGCTGGGGTCTTGATCCAGATCGTCTTTCCATGCGCGCCTCCTT GGTACGAACTTATATACGGTCTTACACCCGCCAATTATTCGATTCACGGCGCGGCCGGCGGTCTAGCTCGAATTGATGCGCTGTTTCATTCAAATGGGTACCAGACAACGTTTTCAGCTTCACCCGTCGTATTTGGGGCTTTCCCGAGCTTGCATTCTGGTTGTGCGACAATGGAGGCTTTATTCATTAGCCATTTTTTCCCCAAGCTTCGTCG CTACATCTGGTGCTATGCTGCCTTGCTATACTGGGCAACTATGTATCTGACCCACCACTACCTCATCGACGTTGTTGGCGGAACTTGTCTCACCGTATTCATGTTCTACTTTTTCCTCCCTCCAACCTTGCGCACACCCTACGACTCTCCATCACCTTTTGCCTCGACCAAAATGAGTTCCGTGTTTGCAAACGGAGCCTCTGGATCAGGTTACAGCGGAATCGGGCGCGGCGGCCGCTCTAAACATGAACAATATGATGAAGAACGCGGACCTTGGCGTTCTGGCTCACCTGCCTCTTCATCGGGATCCCACCGCTCAGGAGAGGCACCACCTCCATCCGGCGTTCCATTCCTTCCCCGCGGGTCGGGGACAGGCGTCCGTGGCCAACGAGCGCATAAGCACACTGCTTCGATCGCGAGCTTGATTCGCGCCGACGAACGGGTGGACGAAGGCTGGAGTCCGGTCGGGGCAGGCCCCAACGGGACGCCGAGAGCGTTTGCGTTCCCGCGTGGATCGGAGGATAACGGCCGGGTAGGGCATTCGAGAGGAGGAAGTTTGGGGAGGGTGATTGGTGAACTTGTGCCCCCCGCCGTCGCTGAGCAGGATCCTGCGTCGGGACGGGCGAGCCCGAGGATCAGGTCGCCTCAGGTTGGAGGTACGGAACATTAG
- a CDS encoding major facilitator superfamily transporter translates to MSEKAEFTNKLPYDGRLVDGPGGSDDDKSEPSAQERALEVDPTEGAPWKWRIIAMVFALSLAVGSSFSEATLGPLKSTLVKELHITNARYGTISSATSVVNMFLPIIGGYLVDFYPIEYGMIFCAFTVFAGAIVSAVGAQHNAFGPVLGGRLLMGFGSTVIEIIPQKIYCHWFKGRGLAFVLGLDVSWGKVVVLVAKATAVPMSKVGDEWAWALWIPAVICGVNIMLTFAYMLWIRTLPQKFRMLSAQERARSQLRRPSLKAAREIPSFFWFMFCTQICQAGVVGGFNGLSADIIRATRGTTAQVAGYQGSVQQVIPIFLSPFLGAFFDRYGRRMLFISITSCIWIIVFAVLGFSTVNALFPMVFSSVALGKLEARRKRGTNILKLSVIPAFNAMPFVCSVPILVASQDQIGTGYGLYKAFNNAGSVIIDVAAGAIQDTTPGGGYNGVIAFFIALKGMEVFWGSIYGVLDRRLLRGVLSMSEKERVETEKRIDLSAEPGRRAIKAWTYGGWTFLGACITIALVLFIKYSI, encoded by the exons ATGTCTGAGAAAGCCGAATTTACCAACAAACTTCCCTATGATGGGCGTTTGGTTGATGGACCTGGCGGCAGCGATGACGACAAGTCTGAGCCATCAGCTCAAGAGAGGGCGCTGGAAGTAGACCCAACTGAAGGCGCGCCCTGGAAATGGAGGATCATCGCTATGGTATTTGCACTCTCATTGGCTG TTGGGAGTAGTTTCTCAGAGGCGACTTTGGGACCACTAAAAAGCACGCTTGTCAAAGAGCTTCATATCACTA ACGCTCGATATGGTACAATTTCCTCAGCTACGTCAGTCGTAAACATGTTTCTCCCCATTATTGGCGGGTACCTAGT GGACTTTTATCCTATCGAATACGGTATGATTTTCTGTGCATTTACAGTGTTTGCCGGGGCGATCGTCTCCGCCGTGGGAGCGCAGCACAACGCGTTTGGCCCAGTCTTAGGCGGACGTCTTCTGATGGGATTCGGGAGCACGGTTATCGAGATTATCCCGCAGAAGATATACTGCCATTGGTTCAAAGGTCGG GGGTTGGCATTTGTCCTTGGACTCGACGTCAGTTGGGGCAAAGTTGTTGTGCTAGTTGCGAAAGCCACGGCAGTCCCGATGAGTAAAGTTGGGGACGAGTGGGCTTGGGCCTTGTGG ATCCCGGCCGTGATATGTGGAGTAAATATTATGCTAACGTTTGCATACATGCTGTGGATACGCACGCTTCCCCAAAAGTTCCGCATGT TGTCGGCCCAGGAAAGAGCACGGTCACAGTTGCGTCGGCCGAGTCTCAAAGCCGCACGAGAGATTCCGTCCTTTTTCTGGTTCATGTTTTGCACACAG ATCTGTCAAGCGGGCGTGGTAGGGGGGTTCAACGGTTTGAGCGCCGATATAATCCGTGCGACCAGAGGCACCACCGCACAAGTTGCTGGGTACCAGG GCTCGGTCCAGCAGGTCATCCCGATCTTTCTGTCGCCGTTTTTAGGTGCATTTTTCGATCGATATGGTCGCCGCATGTTGTTCA TCTCAATCACATCGTGTATCTGGATCATCGTTTTCGCTGTATTGGGATTTTCGACGGTCAACGCCCTATTCCCGATGGTGTTTTCCTCGGTCGCGCTAGGCAAGTTAGAAGCCAGGAGGAAGAGGGGCACCAATATACTGAAACTGAGCGTAATTCCAGCCTTCAATGCTATGCCATTTGTATGTTCCGTACCGATACTAGTCGCCTCGCAAGATCAAATCGGCACGGGTTACGGGCTCTACAAGGCT TTTAACAACGCAGGATCTGTGATTATCGATGTTGCTGCTGGTGCGATCCAGGACACGACACCAGGAGGCGGGTACAACGGCGTGATTGCGTTTTTCATA GCGTTGAAGGGCATGGAGGTTTTCTGGGGATCCATTTACGGGGTGCTTGACCGACGTCTGTTGCGTGGGGTGCTGAGCATGAGTGAAAAAGAGCGAGTCGAGACGGAGAAGAGGATTGATTTGAGTGCGGAACCTGGGCGTCGAGCTATCAAAGCCTGGACCTATGGTGGATG GACGTTCCTGGGCGCTTGTATCACAATTGCGCTGGTTCTGTTTATTAAATATTCTATTTGA
- a CDS encoding aldehyde dehydrogenase family protein, which translates to MPSTHIHQIQSTPITYYAGYRQALRDSFRKGIPRPVEYRQRQLAQLAYMLQDNHARFTDALYQDLGKPALEVYLAEIGAALNGALKAAREVANWATPQDVQTDDMWKPFGPKIYKAAKGVVLIIGPSNYPCILTLQPLTGAIASGCCAVVKPSELTPTYANLLAELLPQYLDSSCYRIVNGSIPETTALLELKWDHIFYTGSAVVAKVIATAAAKHLTPCSLELGGKCAAVIDPNVPADDEDYVLRAAKRILWGKTQHAGQVCVSADYVLVKESMVDEIVEAFRTVSKQFYPDGALAKDASYSSILNRAHLARHEKLLADTKGKIVIGGQVDETRLKLEPTVVVLEDRQDVLMQTEIFGPILPIVPVQDIDDAIEFINDMPEALALYVFSADQAVKSRFINETLSGSIVFNDTYQQLGVTNLPFGCVGASGYGYQGGKFTYDGFTHLRSSIDVPKEAEPHISIRYPPYSEQATNIFFGAVKQPIPFERIPPITTNGVETNGKKVETSGNGRATVLAA; encoded by the exons ATGCCTTCTACCCACATCCACCAGATCCAATCCACTCCGATCACATACTATGCAGGCTATCGCCAGGCTTTACGCGACTCGTTTCGAAAAGGGATTCCTCGTCCTGTCGAATACCGCCAAAGGCAACTTGCACAGCTTGCATACATGCTACAGGACAACCATGCGCGCTTTACCGATGCGTTGTACCAAGATTTAGGAAAACCCGCGCTCGAGGTGTACTTGGCCGAAATTGGAGCCGCGTTGAACGGCGCGTTGAAAGCAGCTAGGGAGGTCGCCAACTGGGCCACCCCACAAGACGTCCAGACAGACGACATGTGGAAACCATTCGGGCCGAAGATTTACAAAGCCGCGAAGGGTGTTGTGTTGATCATAGG GCCTTCAAACTATCCGTGCATTCTTACTCTCCAGCCGCTTACGGGCGCGATTGCTTCGGGATGTTGTGCCGTGGTTAAACCTAGTGAACTCACTCCGACATACGCAAACCTCTTGGCCGAGCTCCTTCCTCAATATCTTGATTCG TCCTGCTACCGCATAGTCAACGGCTCCATTCCCGAAACCACTGCTCTTCTGGAGCTCAAATGGGACCACATCTTCTACACGGGTTCTGCCGTAGTTGCCAAAGTCATCGCTACGGCCGCTGCCAAGCACCTCACCCCGTGCTCTCTTGAACTGGGTGGCAAATGCGCGGCCGTGATCGATCCGAACGTTCCGGCCGATGATGAAGATTATGTCCTGCGCGCTGCGAAGCGCATCTTATGGGGAAAAACTCAGCATGCGGGACAGGTCTGTGTTTCAGCAGATTATGTACTTGTAAAGGAGAGTATGGTGGATGAAATCGTGGAGGCCTTTAGGACTGT GTCAAAGCAATTCTATCCTGACGGGGCACTTGCAAAGGATGCGAGCTACTCTTCCATTCTGAATCGCGCCCATTTGGCTCGCCACGAGAAGCTCCTTGCCGATACCAAAGGCAAAATCGTCATTGGCGGCCAAGTAGACGAAACGAGGCTCAAGCTCGAGCCTACGGTTGTCGTTCTTGAAGATAGGCAAGACGTACTGATGCAAAC CGAAATATTCGGCCCTATTCTACCAATCGTCCCTGTGCAAGACATAGACGACGCGATCGAGTTTATCAACGATATGCCCGAAGCTCTAGCGCTCTACGTCTTCTCCGCAGACCAAGCTGTCAAATCTCGCT TCATCAATGAAACACTCTCCGGATCGATCGTGTTCAACGACACGTACCAGCAACTCGGGGTGACGAACCTTCCGTTCGGATGCGTCGGTGCGAGCGGGTACGGGTACCAAGGCGGGAAGTTCACCTACGACGGCTTTACGCATCTGAGGAGTTCGATTGATGTACCTAAAGA GGCTGAACCGCACATCTCCATTCGCTACCCCCCGTACAGT GAGCAAGCAACGAACATCTTTTTCGGAGCTGTCAAGCAACCTATTCCGTTCGAACGTATCCCTCCCATCACTACAAATGGGGTggagacaaatggaaagAAGGTCGAAACAAGTGGAAACGGTCGTGCGACAGTACTCGCCGCGTGA
- a CDS encoding acyltransferase — MHSKDTQFGKLTFQSWLIESAGTLPIKRRKDHAEGEADNTVVMGALVKALEEGDAICLFPEGMSRYHPSVAPMKTGVARIASDVLTQQKDNPDFCITLLTCSITYMHREHFRSDVLVSFNPPLKLTPKAPPSWKIIRTAKAASRIYVPLGTGMGLGDWVRVVGRFAGEAGFGGVGKVRSRKPSLHSSASSIGKSGIISAEWQPGPSEEEAVVENMEHSSISDEFVETLARDIQSHLERLGLKDFRVLQYNTLSRRRIASRILIRIPLIVALGTLALPGLALWLPVFATVAYFTKKHKQTGPVWDTYDEISQTKLIYGLAAGAITWLIACVVTFPFAPATALLVPGVMWMALRWTEDLVAGVRSVVALARLLLVGKPEMNKTLLWRGDIHARVMKLAIERLELPANPEEFFSTKKSPGPRWDTKGGADKGRTQGLWARGTRYFSLRRRRKRDWNETMRWYDQTYFPDDEL, encoded by the exons ATGCACT CCAAAGATACTCAGTTTGGGAAACTAACATTTCAGTCATGGTTGATCGAGAGCGCGGGGACTCTCCCTATCAAGCGACGGAAAGACCATGCTGAAGGAGAAGCGGATAATACTGTTGTAATGGGGGCTCTAGTCAAAGCACTAGAAGAAGGTGACGCGATTTGTTTGTTCCCTGAAGGCATGAGCCGTTACCATCCCAGTGTCGCTCCTATGAAAACTGGAG TTGCTCGTATCGCATCTGACGTCCTAACCCAACAAAAGGATAACCCTGACTTCTGTATCACTCTGCTAACATGCTCTATAACATATAT GCATCGGGAGCATTTCCGGAGTGACGTGCTGGTTTCGTTTAACCCACCCTTGAAATTAACCCCCAAAGCAC CCCCGTCATGGAAGATTATTCGAACAGCCAAAGCAGCATCGAGAATTTACGTTCCACTTGGAACAGGCATGGGGTTAGGAGACTGGGTCCGTGTCGTGGGGCGCTTCGCTGGCGAGGCTGGTTTTGGTGGAGTAGGAAAAGTGCGAAGTCGAAAACCAAGTTTGCATAGCTCTGCATCATCGATCGGAAAATCTGGGATAATCAGTGCTGAATGGCAGCCAGGTCCATCCGAAGAGGAGGCCGTGGTAGAAAATATGGAGCACAGCTCAATTAGTGACGAATTTGTAGAGACCTTGGCCCGGGACATTCAG TCCCATCTCGAACGGCTAGGGCTGAAGGACTTCCGAGTACTCCAGTATAATACCCTATCTCGCCGACGTATCGCCTCTCGTATACTGATACGCATTCCTCTAATTGTGGCACTTGGTACTCTCGCGCTTCCCGGGTTGGCACTTTGGCTTCCTGTATTTGCCACAGTGGCTTACTTCACCAAAAAGCACAAGCAAACCGGTCCAGTTTGGGATACATATGATGAGATATCCCAGACCAAACTAATATACGGTCTCGCAGCAGGAGCAATAACATGGCTCATCGCGTGTGTCGTCACTTTTCCTTTTGCTCCTGCGACCGCGTTACTTGTTCCCGGCGTTATGTGGATGGCACTTCGATGGACCGAGGATCTTGTCGCAGGCGTTCGTTCTGTTGTCGCATTGGCTCGACTACTTCTCGTCGGAAAGCCAGAGATGAACAAGACGCTTCTATGGCGCGGAGATATCCATGCCCGTGTCATGAAATTGGCTATCGAACGACTTGAGCTCCCCGCAAACCCGGAGGAGTTCTTTTCGACGAAGAAATCTCCCGGGCCACGTTGGGACACGAAAGGAGGGGCTGACAAGGGTCGTACTCAGGGGCTATGGGCTAGAGGTACCCGTTACTTCTCGTTGCGTCGGCGAAGAAAGCGTGATTGGAATGAAACAATGAGGTGGTATGACCAGACATATTTCCCTGACGATGAATTGTGA